Proteins encoded within one genomic window of Ctenopharyngodon idella isolate HZGC_01 chromosome 6, HZGC01, whole genome shotgun sequence:
- the ackr3b gene encoding atypical chemokine receptor 3b, which yields MSLNVNDFNDILDALGELNFSTLDDNVSHVEVCHSAFSQRALLYALSVLYIFLFIIGLAANAVVVWVNVRAEGKRYETHLYILNLAIADLCVVATLPVYVSSLLQLGHWPFGDAMCKITHLIFSVNLFSSIFFLTCMSVDRYLSVKLFGEGPSQKKRRTRQLICVGIWLLALFAALPETYFLQAEKSSHSDSIVCKSVYPVDSTKEWTVGIQLSFFMLGFAIPFPIIAVFYILLAGTIQPSADQERRVSRRLIFTYIVVFLVCWLPYHGALLLDTLAFLNVLPFNCTLENVLYAALHLTQWFSLLHCCVNPIIYNFINKNYRYDLMKAFIFKYSTKTGLARLIDASHVSETEYSAVENQGPL from the coding sequence ATGAGCTTGAACGTGAATGACTTCAATGACATTTTGGATGCACTGGGTGAACTGAACTTCTCAACTCTTGACGATAATGTCTCCCATGTGGAAGTGTGTCACAGCGCCTTTAGCCAGAGGGCTTTGCTCTACGCTCTCTCCGTGCTCTacatcttcctcttcatcaTCGGCCTCGCCGCCAATGCTGTGGTGGTGTGGGTGAATGTGCGAGCTGAGGGGAAACGTTACGAGACTCACCTGTACATCCTCAACCTAGCCATCGCTGACCTCTGCGTGGTGGCCACTCTTCCGGTCTACGTTAGTTCTCTGCTTCAACTCGGCCACTGGCCATTTGGTGATGCCATGTGCAAAATTACACACCTGATCTTCAGTGTCAACCTCTTCAGCAGTATCTTCTTCCTTACGTGCATGAGTGTGGACCGCTACCTGTCCGTGAAACTTTTTGGAGAAGGTCCCAGTCAGAAGAAGAGAAGGACCAGGCAGCTAATCTGTGTGGGCATTTGGCTGCTGGCACTCTTTGCCGCCCTCCCTGAAACATACTTCCTTCAGGCTGAGAAGTCCAGCCATTCAGACAGCATCGTATGTAAGTCTGTGTACCCCGTGGACAGCACTAAGGAGTGGACAGTTGGCATCCAATTGAGTTTCTTCATGCTCGGCTTTGCCATTCCCTTCCCTATCATTGCCGTGTTCTACATCCTCCTGGCCGGTACCATCCAACCCTCAGCTGACCAGGAGCGTCGCGTCAGCCGTCGCCTCATCTTCACCTACATTGTGGTCTTTCTAGTGTGTTGGCTGCCCTACCATGGAGCTCTACTGCTTGACACACTAGCCTTTCTCAACGTGCTCCCCTTCAACTGCACTCTGGAGAACGTTCTCTATGCAGCGCTGCATCTCACTCAGTGGTTCTCCCTCCTTCACTGCTGCGTGAACCCCATCATCTACAACTTCATCAACAAGAACTACCGCTACGACCTCATGAAGGCCTTCATCTTCAAGTACTCTACCAAAACTGGCCTCGCTAGGCTTATCGATGCCTCACATGTTTCTGAGACAGAATACTCTGCTGTGGAGAACCAGGGACCGTTATGA